The proteins below are encoded in one region of Pseudomonas putida NBRC 14164:
- a CDS encoding FadR/GntR family transcriptional regulator, translating to MNASLGTRRANLAEIVIQELSSRIDNGTYGPGDKLPSEQALCKEFNVSRPVIREAVASLRLGGRLIARQGVGVFVVEQDVKRIGFAIDSVVDDVRAAAQILELRLGIEAESVARAAERRSPASMAAITEAFDRFNSLDGATQEEEAKADFEFHLAIARATNNPHFTQLLEALGPDIILDLNLKHGQVTGKNRQAHIKKIAREHGAILSAISMGDVASARTALRKHLEESLSRYQRLLDSKA from the coding sequence ATGAATGCGTCGTTAGGCACGCGTCGCGCCAATCTGGCGGAAATCGTGATCCAGGAGCTTTCCAGCCGGATCGACAATGGCACCTACGGCCCGGGCGACAAGCTGCCGTCCGAACAGGCGCTGTGCAAAGAGTTCAACGTCAGCCGCCCGGTCATCCGCGAAGCGGTGGCCTCGCTGCGCCTGGGCGGTCGCCTGATTGCCCGTCAAGGTGTGGGCGTATTCGTGGTCGAGCAGGATGTGAAACGCATCGGCTTTGCCATCGACAGCGTTGTCGATGACGTACGCGCTGCGGCGCAGATCCTTGAATTGCGCCTGGGGATCGAGGCGGAATCGGTGGCCCGCGCCGCCGAGCGCCGCAGCCCGGCCAGCATGGCGGCGATCACCGAGGCGTTCGACCGCTTCAACTCGCTGGACGGTGCCACGCAGGAAGAGGAAGCCAAGGCCGACTTCGAATTCCACCTGGCGATTGCACGTGCCACCAACAACCCGCATTTCACGCAATTGCTGGAAGCGCTGGGGCCGGACATCATCCTTGACCTGAACCTCAAACATGGCCAAGTAACCGGCAAGAACCGCCAGGCACACATCAAGAAAATTGCCCGCGAGCACGGGGCAATCCTGTCAGCGATCAGCATGGGCGATGTGGCCAGCGCACGTACGGCGCTGCGCAAGCACCTGGAAGAAAGCCTGTCGCGCTACCAGCGGCTGCTCGACAGCAAGGCCTGA
- a CDS encoding pyridoxal phosphate-dependent aminotransferase has protein sequence MDVQSSRVRAVKSSPSMAVSVLAKQMLAQGEPVINLALGEPDYNVPAHVIEAAYQAMRAGNNHYTGPNGLEVLRQAIVDKFARENDLVYGLDEICVGNGAKQLLFNAFLATLEPGDEVITPAPYWVSYTDMALLNGGVPKVIPCSAQQGFKLKPEQLEAAITPRTRWVMLNSPNNPSGAIFTREEFAALGTVLERHPNVLIISDEIYEHIVLGDQPFVSFVTACPQLRERTLLINGVSKAYAMTGYRLGYAAGPKDLVVAMNKTQSQTTTCPSSISQLAAVAALNGPQDFVREANREYQARGALVVQGLAQIPGLQLQMPQGAFYAFPEVSAFIGKRTPDGQVIGNDADLSAYLLRVGKVATVPGSAFGLEPYLRLSFATSRQELEQALGQLRDAFAALS, from the coding sequence ATGGACGTGCAAAGCAGCCGCGTGCGTGCGGTAAAAAGCTCGCCAAGCATGGCGGTGTCGGTACTGGCCAAGCAGATGCTGGCCCAGGGCGAACCGGTCATCAACCTGGCCCTTGGCGAGCCAGACTACAACGTGCCGGCTCACGTGATCGAGGCCGCGTACCAGGCAATGCGCGCGGGCAACAACCACTACACCGGGCCCAATGGCCTTGAAGTGTTGCGCCAGGCCATCGTCGACAAGTTTGCCCGGGAAAACGATCTGGTCTATGGCCTGGACGAAATCTGCGTGGGCAATGGTGCCAAGCAACTGTTGTTCAATGCCTTCCTCGCTACGCTCGAGCCGGGTGACGAGGTAATCACCCCGGCGCCGTACTGGGTGTCTTATACCGACATGGCCCTGCTCAATGGTGGCGTGCCAAAGGTCATCCCGTGCAGCGCGCAGCAGGGCTTCAAGCTCAAGCCCGAACAGCTGGAAGCTGCCATCACCCCACGCACCCGTTGGGTGATGCTCAACTCGCCGAACAACCCGAGCGGTGCGATTTTCACCCGGGAAGAGTTTGCTGCGTTGGGGACGGTGCTGGAGCGGCACCCGAACGTGCTGATCATCTCTGACGAGATCTACGAGCACATCGTGCTGGGCGATCAGCCGTTCGTGTCCTTCGTCACGGCTTGCCCGCAGTTGCGTGAGCGCACCTTGCTGATCAACGGTGTGTCCAAGGCCTATGCCATGACCGGCTACCGGCTTGGCTACGCCGCCGGTCCAAAAGACCTGGTGGTGGCGATGAACAAGACCCAATCGCAGACCACCACCTGCCCGTCGAGCATTTCGCAGCTGGCGGCCGTGGCGGCGCTGAATGGGCCGCAGGACTTCGTGCGCGAAGCCAACCGCGAGTACCAGGCGCGTGGCGCGCTGGTGGTACAGGGGTTGGCGCAGATCCCGGGCCTGCAATTGCAGATGCCACAGGGCGCGTTTTATGCCTTCCCTGAGGTCAGTGCCTTCATTGGCAAGCGCACCCCCGATGGCCAGGTCATTGGTAACGATGCCGACCTTTCGGCCTACCTGCTGCGGGTTGGCAAGGTCGCGACCGTGCCGGGTTCGGCGTTTGGCCTTGAGCCCTACCTTCGTCTGTCGTTCGCCACTTCGCGGCAGGAACTGGAACAAGCCCTGGGGCAGCTGCGCGATGCGTTCGCGGCGCTGTCCTGA
- a CDS encoding thiamine pyrophosphate-binding protein has translation MSNSEVKRSGGQVLVDALRVNGVERAFCVPGESYLAVLDALHDVQDEIDLIVCRQEGGAAYMAEAYGKLTGQPGICFVTRGPGATNASVGVHTAFQDSTPMLLFIGQVARDQIEREAFQEVDYRRMFGQMAKWVVQIDDAARIPELVNQAFQRAISGRPGPVVIALPEDMLTDLVQVADARPAQRVEAAPAPQALGELQALLAKAQRPLVIAGGGGWNDQAVADLKRFVQAQNLPLAASFRCQDLFDNTDPHYAGDLGLAAGPVLVDAVKQSDLLIVVGARLGEMTTGGYALVDIPTPKQALVHVHASAEEIGRVYQPTLGINAGPGSFLAQAAALQAVRPAAFADWVASLNSGYRGNFETPRSPGDVQMSEVIAWLNKTLPADSILTCGAGNYTGWVHRGYQHRVFRTLLGPTNGSMGYGVPAAVAAKLTYPQRTVVAFAGDGCFLMNGQELATAAHYDARVITVVVNNGMYGTIRMHQERTYPGRVSGTELHNPDFAALARAYGLHGETVTRTEDFAAAFERCQVSGKPALIEVQVDPEALTPRMTLSQIRDKALQAKR, from the coding sequence ATGAGCAACTCCGAAGTGAAGCGCAGTGGCGGCCAGGTACTGGTCGATGCCCTGCGGGTGAATGGTGTCGAGCGTGCGTTCTGCGTGCCAGGTGAAAGCTACCTGGCAGTGCTCGATGCGCTACACGATGTGCAGGATGAGATCGACCTGATCGTCTGCCGCCAGGAGGGCGGTGCTGCTTACATGGCCGAAGCCTACGGCAAGCTGACCGGCCAGCCAGGCATTTGCTTCGTCACCCGCGGCCCAGGCGCCACCAACGCCTCGGTGGGCGTGCACACCGCGTTCCAGGACTCCACGCCGATGCTGCTGTTCATCGGCCAGGTGGCCCGTGACCAGATCGAACGCGAAGCCTTCCAGGAAGTGGACTACCGGCGCATGTTCGGCCAGATGGCCAAGTGGGTGGTGCAGATCGACGATGCCGCGCGCATTCCCGAACTGGTCAACCAGGCTTTCCAGCGCGCCATCAGTGGCCGCCCTGGTCCGGTGGTAATCGCGCTGCCAGAAGACATGCTCACCGACCTGGTGCAGGTCGCCGATGCGCGCCCGGCCCAGCGTGTCGAGGCTGCTCCGGCGCCCCAGGCACTGGGCGAATTGCAGGCGCTGTTGGCCAAGGCCCAGCGGCCACTGGTGATTGCCGGTGGCGGTGGCTGGAACGACCAGGCGGTGGCCGACCTGAAGCGCTTCGTGCAGGCGCAGAACCTGCCACTGGCGGCGTCGTTCCGCTGCCAGGACCTGTTCGACAACACCGACCCGCACTATGCCGGTGACCTGGGCCTGGCTGCCGGCCCGGTGTTGGTCGATGCGGTAAAGCAGTCTGACCTGTTGATTGTGGTGGGTGCCCGCCTGGGTGAGATGACCACGGGCGGATATGCGCTGGTCGACATTCCAACGCCAAAGCAGGCGCTGGTGCATGTACATGCCAGCGCGGAGGAGATCGGCCGCGTTTACCAGCCGACCCTGGGCATCAATGCCGGCCCCGGCAGCTTCCTGGCCCAGGCCGCTGCCTTGCAGGCGGTGCGCCCGGCGGCATTCGCCGACTGGGTCGCCAGCCTGAACAGCGGCTACCGCGGCAACTTCGAAACACCGCGCTCGCCGGGTGATGTGCAGATGAGCGAAGTGATCGCCTGGCTGAACAAGACCCTGCCGGCCGACAGCATCCTAACCTGTGGTGCCGGCAACTACACCGGCTGGGTGCACCGTGGCTACCAGCACCGCGTATTCCGCACGCTGCTCGGGCCTACCAACGGCTCGATGGGCTACGGCGTGCCGGCGGCAGTGGCGGCCAAGCTGACCTACCCGCAGCGCACGGTGGTGGCGTTTGCCGGTGACGGTTGTTTCCTGATGAATGGCCAGGAACTGGCCACTGCGGCGCACTACGACGCACGGGTGATCACCGTGGTGGTCAACAACGGCATGTATGGCACCATCCGCATGCACCAGGAGCGCACCTATCCTGGGCGGGTGTCCGGCACCGAACTGCACAACCCGGACTTCGCCGCCCTGGCGCGCGCCTATGGGCTGCACGGTGAAACCGTTACCCGTACCGAGGACTTCGCTGCCGCTTTCGAGCGTTGCCAAGTGTCCGGCAAGCCGGCGCTGATCGAAGTGCAGGTCGACCCCGAAGCCCTGACCCCGCGCATGACCCTCAGCCAGATTCGCGACAAGGCCCTGCAAGCCAAGCGCTGA
- a CDS encoding NAD-dependent succinate-semialdehyde dehydrogenase, giving the protein MKLADRDLLREVCYIDGKWLAADSGQRIAVTNPATGQVLGHVPRMGAEETRRAIAAAECALPAWRALTAKERAARLQAWFREILAHQEDLARIMTAEQGKPLAESRGEIAFAAAYVEFYAEEGKRIYGDVIPSPNADRRLIVTKEPIGVCAAITPWNFPAAMITRKAAPALAAGCTLVLKPASQTPFSALALCVLAERAGIPVGVLSVVTGDSAAIGGELTASPVVRKLSFTGSTPIGIQLLQQSAATVKKVTMELGGNAPFIVFDDADLEKAVEGALIAKFRNSGQTCVCANRFYIQDGIYERFVARFAERVGELVVGRGDAPGTQVGPMIDGRAASGVERLVGEAVEAGARVVTGGRRHAMGEAFFEPTLLADVAPDMRVAREEIFGPVAPIFRFGSEEEVIAQANDTEFGLACYLYARDVGRIWRVTEALEYGMVGVNVGVVATEVAPFGGVKASGLGREGSRYGIEDYLELKYVCLGL; this is encoded by the coding sequence ATGAAACTTGCCGATCGTGATCTGCTGCGTGAAGTTTGCTATATCGATGGAAAATGGCTGGCGGCTGACAGCGGCCAGCGCATTGCCGTGACCAACCCGGCCACCGGCCAAGTGCTGGGCCATGTGCCGCGGATGGGGGCAGAAGAAACCCGCCGTGCCATCGCGGCTGCCGAGTGCGCCTTGCCAGCGTGGCGGGCGCTGACTGCCAAGGAGCGTGCCGCCCGGCTGCAGGCCTGGTTCCGTGAAATCCTCGCTCATCAGGAAGACCTGGCGCGCATCATGACCGCCGAGCAGGGCAAGCCGCTGGCCGAATCCCGTGGCGAGATTGCCTTTGCCGCCGCTTATGTAGAGTTCTATGCCGAGGAAGGCAAACGCATCTATGGCGATGTGATTCCTTCGCCGAACGCTGATCGGCGCTTGATCGTGACCAAGGAGCCGATTGGTGTGTGTGCGGCGATTACACCTTGGAACTTCCCGGCGGCGATGATCACCCGCAAGGCGGCGCCGGCTTTGGCGGCGGGCTGCACGTTGGTGCTCAAGCCCGCTTCGCAAACCCCGTTCAGCGCGCTGGCACTGTGCGTGCTGGCTGAGCGTGCCGGTATCCCGGTGGGTGTGCTCAGCGTGGTGACGGGCGATTCGGCGGCCATTGGCGGCGAGCTGACGGCCAGCCCGGTGGTGCGCAAGTTGTCGTTCACCGGCTCGACCCCCATCGGCATCCAGTTGCTGCAGCAGTCGGCGGCAACGGTGAAGAAGGTGACCATGGAGCTGGGCGGCAACGCCCCGTTCATCGTGTTCGACGATGCCGACCTGGAAAAGGCGGTGGAAGGCGCGCTGATCGCCAAGTTCCGCAACAGCGGGCAGACCTGCGTGTGCGCCAACCGCTTCTATATCCAGGACGGCATCTACGAGCGCTTCGTGGCGCGCTTTGCCGAGCGCGTGGGTGAGCTGGTCGTCGGGCGGGGCGATGCACCAGGTACACAGGTCGGGCCGATGATCGACGGGCGTGCGGCCAGTGGTGTCGAACGGCTGGTCGGCGAGGCTGTGGAGGCCGGTGCGCGGGTGGTGACGGGAGGGCGTCGGCACGCGATGGGCGAGGCCTTCTTCGAGCCGACCTTGCTGGCGGATGTGGCGCCGGACATGCGCGTGGCGCGCGAGGAAATTTTCGGGCCGGTGGCGCCGATCTTCCGCTTCGGCAGTGAGGAGGAGGTGATTGCCCAGGCCAACGACACCGAGTTCGGCCTGGCCTGCTACCTCTATGCCCGGGATGTCGGGCGCATCTGGCGGGTGACGGAAGCGCTGGAGTACGGCATGGTCGGGGTCAACGTCGGCGTGGTGGCGACCGAAGTGGCGCCGTTTGGTGGGGTGAAGGCCTCGGGGTTGGGCAGGGAAGGGTCACGCTACGGGATCGAGGATTACCTGGAGCTCAAGTATGTGTGCCTTGGGCTATAA
- a CDS encoding NAD-dependent epimerase/dehydratase family protein, protein MSKPFKRLLITGAAGRLGSVLRKHLAAFADELRLTDIAEMGHAAPHEQLVRCDLANFNDVLPLTEGVDAIVHAGGVPVEDTFDKILNGNIVGTYNIYEAARRNGVKRVVYTSSNHAIGFYDRTETIDATAAHRPDSLYGVSKCFAEDLGRYYWDKFAIESVNLRIGSSFPEPLDRRMLATWLSFDDFAQLTERSLLAPRVGHMIIYGMSANRESLWDNRLASSIGYVPKDSADDYRDKVLAEHPPLDPNEPAARYHGGNFAGAGHFEDPK, encoded by the coding sequence ATGAGCAAGCCTTTCAAACGACTGCTGATCACTGGCGCCGCCGGACGCCTTGGCAGCGTGCTGCGCAAGCACCTGGCCGCCTTCGCCGACGAGCTGCGCCTGACCGACATCGCCGAGATGGGCCACGCTGCGCCCCATGAACAGTTGGTGCGTTGCGACCTGGCCAATTTCAACGATGTGCTGCCGCTGACTGAAGGTGTCGACGCCATCGTGCATGCGGGTGGCGTACCCGTGGAGGACACCTTCGACAAGATCCTCAACGGCAATATCGTTGGCACCTACAACATCTACGAAGCGGCACGGCGCAATGGCGTCAAGCGTGTGGTGTACACCAGCTCCAACCACGCCATCGGTTTCTACGACCGCACCGAAACCATCGACGCAACCGCCGCGCACCGCCCCGACAGCCTGTATGGCGTCAGCAAGTGCTTCGCCGAGGACTTGGGCCGCTACTACTGGGACAAGTTCGCCATCGAGTCGGTCAACCTGCGCATCGGCTCGTCGTTCCCCGAGCCACTGGACCGGCGGATGCTCGCTACCTGGCTGTCGTTCGACGACTTCGCCCAGCTCACCGAGCGCTCGCTGCTGGCGCCGCGGGTCGGGCACATGATCATCTACGGCATGTCGGCCAACCGCGAAAGCCTGTGGGACAACCGCCTGGCTTCGTCCATCGGTTACGTGCCCAAGGACAGCGCCGACGACTACCGTGACAAGGTGCTGGCCGAGCACCCGCCACTGGATCCGAACGAACCGGCCGCGCGCTACCACGGGGGCAACTTCGCCGGCGCCGGGCACTTCGAAGACCCAAAATAA
- a CDS encoding hydantoinase B/oxoprolinase family protein: MSDTLIDIQMQVMWNRLVSVVEEQALTLIRTAFSTSVREAGDLSAGVFDRAGNMLAQAVTGTPGHVNTMAEAVVHFINDIGEDNIFEGDVYVTNDPWKGTGHLHDITIVSPSFYKGRLIGYFASTAHVVDIGGRGFGPDAREVYEEGLFIPIMKLFERGKVNRDLINILRNNVRENDRVVGDFYALSACNETGHKRLLDMLEEFKLDDLEHIGGFILEHSRRATLECFKSLPHGTYTNSMTLDGYDVPVTLVVTLTVGSDGIKSDFTGTSGMSQFGINVPLGYAKAYACYGLKCIVAPEIPNNTASLAPFEVTAPEGCILNAKHPAPVSVRHVLGHFVPDLVLGALHKCLPGKVPAEGASALWNLHLSVRPLESNPTGRNAEMLMFNSGGMGARSAMDGLSATAFPSGVHTMPVEATEHAGPVVVWRKELREGSGGAGQLRGGLGQEIEVSAAEGYSFRFSAMFDRIQYPARGLEGGKAGAEGFVGLDDGSLLRGKGQQFVPAERRLVLRLPGGGGYGDPRQRDPRQVERDVRAGYISAEQARNDYGFDAAQER, translated from the coding sequence ATGAGCGATACTTTGATCGACATTCAAATGCAGGTGATGTGGAACCGCCTGGTCTCGGTGGTCGAAGAGCAGGCGCTGACCCTGATCCGCACCGCGTTTTCCACCAGCGTACGTGAAGCCGGCGACCTGTCTGCGGGGGTGTTCGACCGCGCCGGCAACATGCTGGCCCAGGCAGTCACCGGTACCCCGGGCCACGTCAATACCATGGCCGAGGCGGTGGTGCACTTCATCAACGACATCGGCGAAGATAACATCTTCGAAGGCGATGTGTACGTGACCAACGACCCGTGGAAGGGTACCGGCCACCTGCACGACATCACCATCGTTTCGCCGTCGTTCTACAAAGGCAGGCTGATCGGCTACTTCGCCAGTACCGCCCACGTGGTGGACATCGGTGGCCGCGGTTTTGGCCCCGATGCCCGCGAGGTGTACGAGGAAGGGCTGTTCATTCCGATCATGAAGCTGTTCGAGCGCGGCAAGGTCAACCGCGACCTGATCAACATCCTGCGCAACAACGTGCGCGAGAACGACCGCGTAGTCGGCGACTTCTATGCGCTGTCGGCGTGCAACGAGACCGGTCACAAACGCCTGCTGGACATGCTCGAAGAGTTCAAGCTGGATGACCTGGAACACATCGGTGGCTTCATCCTGGAGCACAGCCGCCGCGCTACCCTTGAATGCTTCAAGTCGTTGCCCCACGGTACCTACACCAACAGCATGACCCTGGATGGCTACGACGTGCCGGTGACCCTGGTGGTGACCCTCACTGTTGGCTCCGACGGCATCAAGAGCGATTTCACCGGCACTTCGGGCATGAGCCAGTTCGGCATCAACGTGCCGCTGGGCTACGCCAAGGCCTATGCCTGCTATGGCCTCAAATGCATCGTCGCGCCGGAAATCCCGAACAACACTGCATCGTTGGCGCCGTTCGAGGTCACTGCGCCGGAAGGCTGCATCCTCAACGCCAAGCACCCGGCGCCGGTGTCGGTGCGGCATGTGCTGGGCCATTTCGTGCCCGACCTGGTGCTCGGCGCACTGCACAAGTGCCTGCCCGGCAAAGTGCCGGCCGAGGGCGCCAGTGCCTTGTGGAACCTGCACCTGAGCGTGCGCCCGCTGGAAAGCAACCCGACTGGCCGGAATGCCGAGATGCTGATGTTCAACAGTGGCGGCATGGGTGCCCGTTCGGCGATGGATGGCCTCAGTGCCACGGCGTTCCCCAGCGGCGTGCACACCATGCCGGTGGAAGCCACCGAGCATGCTGGCCCGGTGGTGGTGTGGCGCAAGGAGCTGCGTGAAGGCTCTGGTGGCGCCGGCCAGTTGCGCGGCGGCCTGGGCCAGGAGATCGAAGTGTCGGCGGCCGAGGGTTACAGCTTCCGCTTCAGTGCCATGTTCGACCGTATCCAGTACCCGGCACGCGGCCTGGAGGGTGGCAAAGCGGGCGCCGAAGGTTTTGTCGGCCTGGACGATGGCAGCCTGCTGCGCGGCAAGGGCCAGCAGTTCGTGCCTGCCGAGCGTCGCCTGGTGCTGCGCCTGCCCGGTGGGGGTGGCTACGGTGACCCGCGCCAGCGCGACCCCAGACAGGTTGAACGCGATGTGCGTGCGGGCTACATCAGCGCCGAACAGGCACGCAACGACTACGGCTTCGACGCCGCCCAGGAGCGCTAG
- a CDS encoding branched-chain amino acid ABC transporter substrate-binding protein: protein MNNNKGGRTALATAVTLLMAMGTANAADSEVVRIGFAGPLTGPSAHQGQDVEHGIQIAVEEANQQQLKIGDKVAQFKLVSEDDVADPRTGTAVAQRLVDSKVAVVIGHYNSGTSIPASKIYAAAGIPQISPSATNPTLTQQGIPSVFRTVNDDATLGRYAGNYLVSQLKAQRIAIFDDRTAYGQGLADEVTRAVKAAGGNVVVREYTNDKSTDFNAILTTAKAQKADAVFFAALDYQAAPMAKQMKNLGLKARFMNIGNLPNDSFKQMAGSAAEGTYAWNYGTPLLDMPKGAAFEQKLKDKFGVGVVQSSPAAYDATWAAINAMVKAGSDDPKVYLSVLKSQSYDGVTGTIAFDDKGNLKNPAATVFQFADGGWKTLSVERD from the coding sequence ATGAATAACAACAAGGGAGGGCGTACAGCCCTCGCGACCGCGGTAACATTGCTGATGGCCATGGGGACGGCAAACGCAGCAGACAGTGAAGTTGTCAGGATCGGCTTCGCCGGCCCTCTGACCGGCCCTTCGGCGCACCAGGGACAGGACGTCGAGCATGGCATTCAGATTGCCGTGGAAGAGGCCAACCAGCAGCAACTGAAAATCGGTGACAAGGTGGCCCAGTTCAAACTGGTCTCCGAGGACGATGTCGCCGACCCACGCACGGGCACGGCGGTGGCGCAACGCCTGGTGGACTCGAAAGTGGCGGTGGTGATCGGCCACTACAACTCCGGCACCAGCATCCCGGCTTCGAAGATCTACGCCGCCGCCGGCATCCCGCAGATCTCGCCCTCGGCCACCAACCCCACCTTGACCCAGCAGGGCATCCCTTCGGTGTTTCGCACGGTTAACGACGACGCCACCCTGGGCCGCTACGCCGGCAACTACCTCGTCAGCCAGCTCAAGGCCCAGCGCATCGCCATCTTCGATGACCGCACCGCCTATGGCCAAGGCCTGGCCGACGAGGTGACCAGGGCGGTCAAGGCGGCTGGCGGCAATGTGGTGGTGCGTGAGTACACCAACGACAAGTCCACCGATTTCAACGCCATCCTCACCACTGCCAAGGCGCAAAAGGCCGACGCGGTGTTCTTCGCGGCACTCGACTACCAGGCAGCACCCATGGCCAAGCAGATGAAGAACCTGGGCCTGAAGGCGCGCTTCATGAACATCGGCAACCTGCCCAATGACTCGTTCAAGCAGATGGCTGGCAGCGCCGCCGAAGGCACCTATGCCTGGAACTATGGCACGCCGCTGCTGGACATGCCCAAAGGGGCAGCCTTCGAACAGAAGCTCAAGGACAAGTTCGGCGTGGGTGTGGTGCAGTCGTCACCCGCTGCGTATGACGCCACCTGGGCCGCGATCAACGCCATGGTCAAGGCCGGTTCCGACGACCCCAAAGTGTATCTGTCAGTGCTCAAAAGCCAGAGCTATGACGGCGTCACCGGCACCATCGCCTTCGATGACAAGGGCAACCTGAAGAACCCGGCTGCCACCGTGTTCCAGTTCGCCGACGGTGGCTGGAAAACCTTGTCGGTCGAACGCGACTGA
- a CDS encoding NAD(P)/FAD-dependent oxidoreductase, which produces MASTAKQQNYDVVIVGGAVNGSATAYFLANNPDFNGSVLVIERDWTYNKSATALSSSSIRQQFSNPINIEISRFGAEFVRSFPEVMEVDGDRPDLAFHENGYLFLGDDKGYEVLRRLHDTQVSHGADVHLLDPEQLQRKFPWVNIDSLAGASYGRSGEGWFDSLGMLNGFRRKARSMGIEYIENEVVSVQREGDRITGVQLASGERIGCGLLVNCAGTRGTKVARMAGLGIPVEPRRRSLFVFDCRTPLEGTVPLTIDPTGVFFRPEGKFYLGGTYPKNDPEVDFEDFDVLHEEFDEEVWPILAERVPAFEGIKVVNFWAGHYDFCVLDHNAIVGPHNEVNNFLFCNGFSGHGLQQAPAIGRGLSELITYGGYRSLDLGALSYQRVIDNKPFLEDSVI; this is translated from the coding sequence ATGGCTTCCACCGCTAAACAACAGAATTACGATGTGGTGATCGTCGGTGGCGCGGTCAACGGCAGCGCCACCGCCTACTTCCTGGCCAACAACCCGGACTTCAACGGTTCGGTACTGGTCATCGAGCGTGACTGGACCTACAACAAGTCGGCCACCGCGCTATCGAGCAGCTCGATCCGCCAGCAGTTCTCCAACCCGATCAACATCGAAATTTCCAGATTCGGTGCCGAGTTCGTGCGCAGCTTCCCCGAAGTGATGGAGGTGGATGGCGATCGCCCGGACCTGGCCTTCCACGAGAACGGCTACCTGTTTCTGGGTGATGACAAAGGCTACGAAGTGCTGCGCCGCCTGCACGATACCCAGGTATCCCACGGCGCCGACGTGCACTTGCTCGACCCCGAGCAGCTGCAGCGCAAATTCCCCTGGGTGAACATCGACAGCCTCGCCGGTGCCAGCTACGGGCGTAGCGGCGAAGGCTGGTTCGACAGCCTGGGCATGCTCAACGGCTTCCGCCGCAAGGCGCGCTCGATGGGCATCGAGTACATCGAGAACGAAGTGGTGAGTGTCCAGCGTGAAGGCGACCGGATTACCGGCGTGCAACTGGCCAGCGGAGAGCGCATCGGCTGCGGCCTGCTGGTCAACTGTGCCGGTACCCGCGGTACCAAGGTGGCGCGCATGGCCGGCCTGGGTATCCCGGTCGAGCCGCGCCGCCGCTCGCTGTTCGTGTTCGATTGCCGTACCCCGCTGGAAGGCACCGTGCCCCTGACCATCGACCCGACCGGGGTGTTCTTCCGCCCCGAAGGCAAGTTCTACCTGGGCGGTACCTACCCGAAAAACGACCCGGAAGTGGACTTCGAAGATTTCGACGTGCTGCACGAGGAGTTCGACGAAGAGGTGTGGCCGATCCTCGCTGAGCGGGTGCCGGCGTTCGAAGGCATCAAGGTGGTCAACTTCTGGGCCGGGCACTACGACTTCTGCGTGCTGGACCACAACGCCATCGTCGGCCCGCATAACGAGGTTAACAACTTCCTGTTCTGCAATGGCTTCAGCGGGCATGGGCTGCAGCAGGCACCGGCCATTGGTCGCGGGCTGTCCGAATTGATCACCTATGGCGGCTACCGGTCGCTCGACCTGGGCGCGCTGAGTTACCAGCGGGTGATCGACAACAAGCCGTTCCTGGAAGATTCGGTCATCTGA